Part of the Lolium rigidum isolate FL_2022 chromosome 6, APGP_CSIRO_Lrig_0.1, whole genome shotgun sequence genome, AGCACCACCATCCCTACTACTAACATAACAGCAATCTTTAGTCTCATCTATATACTCTACAGAAGGCCATCATGGCCACGCCTCTCTTGCTGCTGCTACTCCTTGCCGTGGCGACTGGCCTGCCTGCCGCTGCTCAACAGCAGCAGCCGCCGATCGCACGTCCGGGCTGCCGTGACAAGTGCGGTGACATCAGCATTCCCTACCCGTTCGGCATCGGTCCCGGCTGCTTCATCGCAAGCCAATTCGAGATCTTGTGCAACGACACCGGCAATCCCCCACGCGCCTTCATCGTCGCCAGTGATACAACATACCAGCAGAATGCCGAGGCCACCCTGGTATCCGGTGTCACGGAGTACCCATTCGTGTTCAATCGCTCGGCGATTCCTCTGTCGCCGATTGAGCTCATGGACATATCATTGGCCAGGGGTGAGGTGCGGGCATATGGCGCAGTCTCCTCCTACTGCACCAAATCCCCTACCAGCCATGAAATCAAGCTCCAACGTACATCTGTGATGCCAGCCAAGACCAGCCATTGGCCACTCAGGATGTCGATGGAGCGCAATGGTCTCGTGGGGGTCGGCGTTAATCTCGAAGCGAGGCTGGTAAATACTTTGTATATAGACTGGCCAAGCAGTGACTCATGGCTCTACACAACATGCACGTCGTACACATCTAGTGGTTTCCGTAAACCCATAAATGGGTCATGCTCGGGGAATGGCTGCTGCGAGGTCCCCTTTGCCGGAAATTCTGCCTCTACCGTCCCCTCATTTGCCGTTTCGTTCATGCCCGAGAATAATAGCAGGTGGGATTCCGATGAACTCCCGTGTGTGTATGGGATGGTGGTGGAGAATGGATTCTACAACTTCTCATCGGTGGACATGTACGGATACGAGGTGTTATCCAGAAAGTTCCAAAGGGGCGTCCCCTTCATCATTGATTTCGCCATCAAGGCCGAGGATGGGTACTATGGCAACGGGTCGTGTCCGGCGGAAAGCCAGCAGGCACCTTCGGGCTATGCGTGCGCCAGCAGCAACAGCTTTTGTGCGAACGAAACCTCCTTCGATGGCTATCTCTGCCACTGCAAGGAGTATTACGAAGGCAATCCCTACGTCAGTGACGGATGCCAAGGTACATACACAAAACTTTGCACTAGCTAGTATTCTTCACCTCTGTGTATATTTAACATAACTAGCTTTACTTTCTTTTCAGATATCGATGAATGCAAGAACCCTGATTTGTATCCCTGTCATGGGAACTGCAAGAACAGGCTTGGAGGCTACGACTGTCCCTGCAAGCGCGGAATGAAGGGCGACGGCAAAGCAGGAACTTGCAAAGAAATATTCCCCTTAGTTGCTCAGGTGATTGTGGGTAAGTATCATGTGATTACCTAATTATTAAATCCATGTTTTTTAGTCACCTACATATGCCTGAAATTCTCTTTCATTGTCAAAGTGTTTACCTCATCaaaattatgttttttttttcgaaatggggatgtaccccggcttctgcaccgtgatgatgcacacggccatttattaaAAGGATTTACGTTCAATATAGTTTACAACTCAAGCATCGCCaagaattgatacaaaaatcaaccagcgaaaaaagcAAAGCATACTACGACTACACATCAACATATCGTCCTAGTATGTCGtcagccagcctggcacaagatatgctCAGCGACCATCTCGAGCCGTGTGCCtccagaagccatggcatcccaCTGTCCCTCCGGTGAAAGGAGTGCCCAAAGCTGAACCCAATGTCccgccatatggataacctgcaaaaagtgaaaagagTTTTTTCTGTTAAATATgatatcatttctgaccctctatatagaccaacataaagcagaaaccccaatccagataaaagctttagattgtctatctactccattcaaccaattaccaaacatattggtaatattagttggagttgaagatcataagtgaaattaactGTTCACCAAAAAAGCTAGCTAATGGACATTCAATAAAGAGGTGTTGAATAGTCTCCTGATCCCAGGCCGAAAACACATTTTCATAGGTGTACGTTACATTTGGTTCATTATTGGTTTACCAATTTCATAGGTGATTATATTTGTCAAGACCATATTCAATTTAAATGAACATCTGTTTGACAGTATTTAGATTTAGAAAGGAAAATATAGGGAGCTTGCGTTTGCTGTAGCCAACCTTGACACCCGGGCCTATCTTGACCACTCCAATGATATCAGTGAGAAATCTGAATTTTTATAGACACTTTACATGGAAGTTCATGTGAAGCACAAATCTACATTTACGGATACCGTGGCATCATGTGGTGAGAGGAGATTTTTAGCTTTCTCCGATTAACTTCTCCTTGTTTGGCTCCTTTCATCATTCACCACGAATCAGTCCATAAACAGATTTCCTTAGAAATCCTCATGTAAATAtagcattgttgattcaaaaattTGCAACCAGGCAAGCATTGCCGATCTTTTCTGAACCCCCAAAATAAATTTGGTCTCTCACCTGAATCATTCATCTTATTTAGTTTTTCAAGATATTAAAGGAACTTTCTTCACAACATTATTTCCTCAGTTCTGCCAATCCAAAATCATTTGCATAGAAACATATGATGTAGAAACTTATAGATAGATCTCTGGAACCATAACTGTTCACTTTATACAAAATAATTTTCTGAGCCGGCGCCATATAGGATCTAACTTTTTCAATGCAATATAAGCCTTTTAAATTTTTATGATATATATTTGACCTAGTTTGTCTTCCAGACACTATTGTTTTGGAGGTTTAGTCTAACATCAATCTTGATGTTGTTTTTTGCTGCTACTTGTAGTTTAACTTTAGTACATGTTCCAATTAGATtttcaaaaatattattttcatatttttcttaCTATCGTAAGATACGAAAATAGTTACTGTAAAGTTTCTCATATGACACAATTTTATTTCTTGCTGATTCAGGTGCAGGTTGTGCTATTGCTTTAATAGTTGTGGCATTCCTGTTTATTCTTCTGAAAGAGAGAAGGAAAACGAGAGACTTTTACAAAAAGAATGGTGGGCCGATATTAGAGAAG contains:
- the LOC124662200 gene encoding wall-associated receptor kinase 1-like, which codes for MATPLLLLLLLAVATGLPAAAQQQQPPIARPGCRDKCGDISIPYPFGIGPGCFIASQFEILCNDTGNPPRAFIVASDTTYQQNAEATLVSGVTEYPFVFNRSAIPLSPIELMDISLARGEVRAYGAVSSYCTKSPTSHEIKLQRTSVMPAKTSHWPLRMSMERNGLVGVGVNLEARLVNTLYIDWPSSDSWLYTTCTSYTSSGFRKPINGSCSGNGCCEVPFAGNSASTVPSFAVSFMPENNSRWDSDELPCVYGMVVENGFYNFSSVDMYGYEVLSRKFQRGVPFIIDFAIKAEDGYYGNGSCPAESQQAPSGYACASSNSFCANETSFDGYLCHCKEYYEGNPYVSDGCQDIDECKNPDLYPCHGNCKNRLGGYDCPCKRGMKGDGKAGTCKEIFPLVAQVIVGAGCAIALIVVAFLFILLKERRKTRDFYKKNGGPILEKAKLIKLFRMKDLKQILLDSNIIGQGFFGEVYKGLLDNEQVAIKKPKITGELEDEQFANEVIIQSQVSHKNIVRLIGCCLEVDTPMLVYEFIPKGSLHDILHDHNNNNKVALSLDLRISIAAQSADGLAYMHSKTNTEILHGDVKPANILLDDNFLPKIADFGLSRLLARDTKHTELVIGDINYMDPTYQKEGLLTGKSDVYSFGVVILELISRRKAVHSDTNNLLNSFREAHEKEMKVIELFDEEIAVPQDMGVLNSLLELAMECLSLQVDERPTMTEVAERLFLIGRSRQQ